The Nakamurella antarctica genomic interval GCACCGCTGGCACGCGGCGGTTGGGTACTCCCGGACGGTCGGTTCATCACGTTGGTCGAGTCGCCAGCGGCTGGGCCTGTGGTGGTCGCTCAAGAAATTGGACAGGGCCTCAGCGGTAGCGGACAAGTCCAAGCCAGCGGATTGAAATGGGATGTTTATCCCGGTCAGCGCACCGAAGTCGCGTGGGTTACGGCGGTGGGCGGCGTGACCTTGATGATCACCGGATCGGCAGATATCACCGCGTTCCAGACATTGGCCGCAGCTGTGGTCAAGCAGTAGGTCTAGCTCTGGCTCTGCGCCGCTTGGGTAAGAGCCGTGTCCACTCGTTGCCGTGCCCCATCGAGGAACGTGGCGCAGGTCCGAGCGAGTGCCTCTCCCCGCTCCCACAGCGTCAAAGACTCATCCAGCCCGAGCCCCCCGGCTTCGAGCGTGGCCACGACGCTCGCCAACTCGTCGCGGGCTGCCTCGTAGGACATCGCGGGTTGCGGAGCATCCGCTCCGCTGAGAGGCGCAGCGGCTGGGGCTGTCCCCGAAGTGTCGACTGTTGTTCTAGGTGAGCTCATCGGTATTCCTCAGGTTTCGAAGCGGGACAAAACACGTGTGGATTTAGTCGGATGTTGCGGAGGTATTCCGGGAGTCGGAGTCTTTGGTACCTGATGGGGTTGTCGGCATCTCTGGCCCGGAACTGATTGCTAGCACCGCTCCGTCGGCCACGCGTACCCTCAGCGCGGAACCGGCCGGGGCCTGTGACGTATCCCGAAGGACGTGACCAGCAACCTGTACCACCGCGTACCCACGTCGCAATGTTGCGGCCGGACCCAACGCGCTGAGCTGCGAAAGCCGTTGCTCCAGAACGGATTGCTCGCGTTCGATGGTCCGCGAAACGAGCGAACGCGCTCGCACCGTGAAGCGTTCCACTTGGTCGGTGCGCGCGTTGATGGGACCGTGCGGATCGGCCAGGACGGCGCGAGATCGCAACCCGTTGAGTTTTGCGGTCTCAGTGCTGACCCACCCCGTCAGGCTCCGACGTGCTCGGAGCCGGAACTGTTCAATCTGTCGGAACTCGGCGACGGCATCGGGGACTACCCGCTTACCGGCGTCAGTAGGAGTAGAGCAGCGAACGTCGGCGACATCATCGACGATCGGGTGGTCTGGCTCGTGGCCAATGGCGGAGACCACTGGGGTTTTGCAGGAGGCGACTTCCCGGCACAAAGTTTCGTCGGAGAACGGGAGAAGGTCTTCGACTGACCCACCGCCACGGGCCAGAATAATGACCTCCACGTCGGGATCTGCGTCGAGTTTGCGCAGACAAGCGATTATCTGGGGGACTGCGCTCGCTCCCTGCACCGTGGGGTTCTCGACACGAAAAATTACCGCGGGCCATCGTGCGCGGGCGTTGACCAGGACATCTGATTCTGCGGCACTGGCTCGCCCCGTGATGAGTCCGACAACTTGAGGCAAGAAGGGCAGCTGCTTCTTGCGGGACGGCAGGGCCAGACCCTCCGCCGCCAACAATGCCCGCACCCGTTGCAGCCTCGCCAGGAGTTCGCCGAGCCCGACGGGGTGGATCTCGCTCACCCGGAAGGAAAGTGATCCCCGTGCCGTGTAGTACTCGAACTTCCCAAACACCACAACCCGGTCACCTTCTTCCGGTGGCTGGGTGAGTCCGGCGATGACGGTTTTGAAGCAGGTGACTTGCAGGGACATGTCCGCCGACGCGTCACGAAGGGTCAGATAGGCAATCGAATTGTTGGGGCGGATATTAGCTTGCGCGATTTGGCCCTCAATCCACGCCGCCGGCGCCCTCGCGATGTGCTCGGCCATCCGTTGGGAAAGCGCCCGCACCGGCCAAGGGTTTTCCCGACTCGTACCGGCGGCTTTGTCCGGCACGGTAGGTCGCTCCGCCTGGGAGGTCATCGGCACACTCAGCTGTTCGCGAGCGTTGCGAGCCTGTTGGTCAGCAACGTGAGAAATGCCGGGCGTGCCTTATGGCCATGCTCGAAAGCGAGCAGGGATGCCACGTCGTCGGCCGCCATCGCCTTGAGTTCTGCCTTAAGGCCCGCGAGCGGCAAGGTCGCGGCGTCCACTCCCGTCGCGGTCTGGATACCGGAGAGCCTTACGGCGGGTTCGCCGTCGAGGACTGCAGACGCATCGCCCAGAGTTTTAGCCGCCGCTGGCTTTTTTCGGGTGGCCGCCGCCGAGGTTGTAGCCGCAGCACTCTTCCGAGGTGTGGTCTTTGGAGCTGTGGTCTTTGGAGCTGTGGTCTTTGGGGCTGTGGTCTTTGGGGCTGTGGTCTTTGGAGCTGTGGTCTTTGGAGCTGCGGGATTCGGACCTGTGGCTATCAGATCTATGGCGTCCGGTGAATCAGCGTCATCTGCTCCAATGGCATCGGCCAGGGCTACCGCCACCGAATCCCAGTGGGCAGCCGACTGGGGGTCGGCCGCTGCTACTTCGTCTTCGTCGTCGATGGTGGACCAGGCGGTGCGCTCTGGCGGTGCCTTATCAGACCCGCTGAGCATGGATAGCGCTTGATCACCTCGAATTGCGAGTTCGGATAGCTCCTGATTGAGGGTGAATGTGAGCTTTGCGGCACGCCCGACGAGGCTGACACCCACATTGGGAAGCTCGGCGGGAAGGCGGCGGATGGCATCTACCGTGTCGGAGACGACGCCAGCTGCAATTCGAAGCACGAATGGAAATGATGTGGCCATGAGGATAAGCCTGCCTCATGGCACCGACATTGTGTGCAATAGGTGAGATCCAACGCTGCACAGAGAGCAACCGCGCCTGCCCTGTCGTCCCTACAACTACCATCGGGAGTATGACTTCCCCACTTCGCCGTGTCCTGCTCGCTGCCCCTCGTGGCTACTGCGCGGGGGTTGACCGTGCGGTCGTCACTGTGGAGAAGGCGCTGGAGCAGTACGGCGCGCCCGTGTACGTCCGCAAGGAGATCGTGCATAACAAGCACGTGGTCAGCACGCTGCAACGGCGCGGCGCGATCTTTGTTGATCAGACGGACGAGGTGCCAGAGGGGGCGCTGGTGGTGTTCTCAGCGCATGGTGTTTCCCCAGCGGTACACACCGAAGCTGCCGAGAGGGACTTACGGGTAATCGACGCCACATGCCCGCTGGTGACCAAAGTGCACAAAGAGGTCGTCCGTTTCGCAGGCGAGGGCTACGACATCGTGTTGATCGGACACAAGGGCCACGAAGAGGTGGAAGGTACCTACGGTGAGGCCCCTGATTCGATCCAGATCGTCGATACCGCAGCCGATGTTGAAGCGGTGCAAGTCGCGGACCCGGCGAAGGTGATTTGGCTGTCCCAGACAACGCTCAGCGTCGACGAAACGATGGAAACGGTTGGCCTGTTGCGTAAGCGGTTTCCGCTGATGACAGCGCCGCCGAGCGACGATATTTGCTATGCCACGCAGAACCGCCAGGAAGTGGTGAAGCAGATAGCTTCCGATTGCGATTTGCTGCTGGTGGTGGGCTCTCGGAATTCCTCAAACTCGGTGCGTCTCGTGGAGGTCGCGCTTGATGCCGGCGCCCGGACTTCTTATCTCGTGGATTACGCCCATGAGATCGACGAGAAATGGTTGGAAGGTGTGAGCACGATCGGCCTGACCTCCGGAGCCTCAGTGCCAGAGGATTTGGTGGAGGGGGTGCTGGAATGGCTTGCCGAACGTGGATTCGAGGATGTTGAAGTCTTTACGGCCGCGAAAGAAACGCTGACCTTTTCGTTGCCGAAGGAGTTGCGCAAGGATCTGCGGCCAGCAGCCGAGATCCGGGCTGCCACCTCGTAGCTGAGAGCTTAGTAGTGGGTGCTCACGGGCCGAGCTCTGCTTCCGTGAAGTGGCTGGGCAATAAACCGGATCATGCCCAGAATCAGAGCTGCGACCGTAGCCATCACCATCGCGGGGAATGCCCCCACCAGCTTGATTCCGAGATCAAGAACCCCACCGCTGGAGAAAATCAGGGTACAGATCAGCAAGCTCGTGGCAACGACGAGTGGCGGCTGCACCATCGGAGTGAAGATCGAGCGCCGCTGCACGGCGAGCACGGAGATCACTGCGCCGAGGATCGACAGTGTGCGGGACGGCCAGCCCAGTTCGTTGTTGGCGCCAATGTCGTAGGCGGTGCCGCCCACCGTCAGGATTGCGGCGATCAGGACGGCGCCCCACCACGGAACGCCGCGCGCGGTGGTCACTACGCAGGCGTGGGCTTGGTCGAGTCGGCGGTGCGGTGTCAGGCTCACGGGTCCACGGTATCGCGAGCTGGGCGATTTCGGGGTCAGATCGCTCTCGGAGGCTCGTTCACCAATTCAACGGCTTGAGGTTGACGCGGGGCGATCTCCACTTGGGAAAGCAAGGGGATCTCTACTGGGGCAACTCCGAGATCGGCAAATTTTCTGGCAGTGACCAGAACCCTGGATTCCAGCGAGGAAACCGTCGAGTTGTACGACTGGACGGCCTTTCCCAAGCTGACGCCGAGTTTGTCCAGATGTTCGCCCATGGTGGAAAGGCGCTTGTAGAGGTCCGCTCCGAGGGTGTGAATCTGGGCCGCGCTGGCACCTAGTTTCTCTTGGCGCCAGCTGAAGGCGACAGTGCGTAGCAAGGTGATGAGTGTGGTGGGGGTGGCGATCACGACGTTGCGGGAGAATGCGTAATCGAGCAGTCCTGGGTCGCGCACGAGCGCTGCGTCGAGTAAAGGTTCGCCGGGGATGAACATGACGACGAATTCTGGCGCCGGCTGAAACAGTTGCCAGTACGACTTGGCCGCGAGCGCGTCCACGTGAGCGCGGACTGCCCGCGAATGTGCGGTGAGCAAGGCAGCCGCTTCTGGCCCCTCGCCGCGGTCCATCGCCTCGAGCCACGCGGTGAAGGGCACCTTTGCATCGACGGGGATATGCCTATCGCCTGACAGGTGCACCACCAAGTCGGGACGAGATCTGGTGAACGTGCCGTCTGCGTGGGCGACTCCCGTTGTCATCTGGGTATCAAAATCACAATGTTCAGCCATCCCCGCGAGCTCCACGATCCGCTCCAACTGAATTTCTCCCCAGCGCCCCCGCACCTGCGGGGTTCGCAAGGCCCCGGCGAGGGTCTTGGTCTGGTGCGTCAGGTCAGCGGAAGTGCGATGCAGGGCGCCGATTTGCTCTCTCAGTGCGGCGTAGGCACCGACCCGATCGCGTTCGATGTCTCGTATTTGAGACTCCACGCGCACGAGGGCGTCCGCGGCTGGGGCCAACAGCGCGCCCACCGTGACGGCGTCGGTGCGCTCAGCCTCTGTGCGGCCGGCGGCTTGGCCCGAGAGTCGCCCTAGATAGAAGCCGCAGGCAAGACCCACACCCAGCAGGAGCAGCGCAATCACGGCGGTAGAAAGATCCATGGTTGCCAGCATGGCGGGCCGCACCGACAGTCGCAGTTTTATCCCTTGCCGGCGACCGATGTATCGGCGACCCGCTGCGATTCGTGGTCAAGGAGCCACTGCTTTACGGGCAGGCTCCAGCGGAAGCCGCCGAGGCTGCCGTCGAGGCGGAGCACCCGATGGCAGGGAACAAACAGTGCCGCCGCATTGCGCGCGCACGCTGTGGCAGCGGCCCGGATCGCCAGCGGCCGCCCAGACCGGGAGGCGTATTCGGAATAGGTGATGGGAGCGCCAGCGGGAACCATGCGCAGGACTTTCCAGGCGTGCATCATGAACGGCCCGGATTCCTGGTGCACTGCAAAGGAGTTGACCACGTCCAGATCTCCCGAGTGATAGGCGCCAACCGCCTGATCAATGTCCTTCAACTCGGCCACTCGCAGCAAGGTCGGTCTCAGGGTTGAATGCACCTGCGGGAGTAACTGAGCAGTGTCGGCAGTCCAGCCAGCAGCCAGAACCGTCAGTTCGTCATCGGCGGTAATGGTGGTGAATGCGCCCGCCGGGGTGATCTGGGTGTGGGTGAGAGCTGTTGTCATTACGGGCCTTTCGTCGTGGTGATGCTAGCCGCCCGCCACAGATGCATGCCCGCGTAGGAGGAGAAGGGGCGCCAGCGTGCCCCGCGCGCGCGTAGTGCGGCGGGGGAACTGCCAAGCCCCAAGCGATTGGCTCCCTGGCGTTGCACCAGGTCCGTTGCCAGCAGCACATCGGGGTCGCCGAGCACGCGCATGGCAAGGTAGCCAGCTGTCCACGGGCCGATGCCGGTACGGGCGCAGAGTTCGACCTGTAGGTCAGCAGAGCGACGGCCAGGGTCGATCACGAGTGATCCACTGGCGAGGTCGCGGCAGGCGTGCAGCAGTGTTGCCGCGCGCTTGCGCGGACCACCGATGTCGACATCGGCAAGTTCGGCAAGTGCAGCTGAGGTGGGGAAGAGGTGGGTGAGTCCGGTGGCTGTCGCTAGCTCTTCGGGAAGTCGGTGCCCCACCCGATGAGTCAGTTTACTGGCCGCCGTTCGCGCAGCCACAACCGAAACCTGCTGACCCAGAATCGCTCTGACCACAAGCTCGGCGCCGTCGGAGGTGCCCGGCACTCGAATTCCGGGAATCGCGGCGACTCTGGGCGCGAGCACCGGGTCCGCACTGAGAAGTGCATCGATACCGACCGGATCGGCATCGAGATCGAGAATCCTGCGGCAGCGCTCTACCGCCGGTGTGAGGTCAGCCAGGCTGCCCAAGTGAAGTTTCGCGAGCACCGAAGCCTCGGCGCGGGACGGCATGGTCAATTCGACCACAGCTGGCGCTCCCGGCAATTGCATCGACCTCGTGTACGAATGGGTGTGCACTTTCTCGACCCCGGCAATAGCGCGCAGTGCGAAGAAGGCAAGCAGCCCCTTGCCGTCAAAGGGCTGGCGAACGGGCAGTCGTAGCGTGATGACACCGGGACCCCCTGGCTGCGACAGGCGATCGCGTCGAAGCTCGGAGGGCGCTGTGGCAAAAATTTCCTGCACCGTTTCGTTGAATTGGCGAATGCTGGAAAAGCCTGCTGCGAAGGCTATCTCGCTGATGGGTAATGAGGTTGTTGTCAGTAGGAGGCGGGCAGTGTGGGCGCGACGCGCCCGCGCCAGAGCCAATGGCGAGGCGCCCAACTCCGCGAGCAGCATGCGGTTGAGGTGGCGCGAGGTGTAGCCGAGCCGCGTCGCTAACCCGGGGACGCCTTCGCGGTCGATGACGCCGTCGGCTATCAATCGCATCGCAGCCCCGACTGTATCGGCGCGTAGGTTCCACTCCGGCGAGCCCGGCGCGGCGTCGGGAAGACAACGACGGCAGGCGCGAAAGCCCGCGGCCTGCGCGGCGGCTGCGGTGGGGAAGAACGCGGCGTTGCGACGCAGCGGCTTGCGAGCTGGACACGCTGGTCTGCAATAGATTCCTGTCGTCCGCACCGCGAGGATGAACTGCCCGTCGAACCGGGCGTCTCGAGTTTCTACTGCCCGGTAGGCGACGTCGTCATCCAGGATCATGCGGCCTACTGTGCCACCTGCAGACTCGTCCTACTAGCGGAAATCGGACACGGCTTCGTGCCTGTGTGAGCTCACACGTCAGGTGGGAGTTACGCATGAAATTGTGCGTGAAGGAGTATCGCCATGGCACGCTGACACTTATGACCTCCGACTCCAGCCCGGCGACGCCGACCGAGGCATCTGCGTCTGCGGCCACCCGCTGGGAAAACGAAATCGTTGGCGAGCGCTGGGACGACTACGTCGCCAAATTCCAAACAATGTTCGACGAAGGCAGCGACCTAAGCGGTGAAGCGCGATTCGTCGACATGATGGCGCCGCGCGGAGCCGACCTGATGGATGCCGGCTGTGGCATGGGCCGTGTTACCGCGGCGCTGCACGCGGCCGGGCATCATGTAATCGGAGTCGACAAAGACGTGGGGCTGGTAAAAATCGGGCGGGAACGTCATCCGGAAGCCAATCTGATTGCACACGACCTACTCACTGTGAGCTCCGCTGTAATCACCGCCGCCGGGGGCCCTGCCAGTTTTGACGTAATCGCGGTGCCGGGGAACGTGATGGTCTTTCTCGCACCTGGGACCGAGCAGGCGGTGCTGAGCAACTTGCTGGTTCTTCTGAAGCCAGGCGGACGAATCGTGACAGGCTTCTTCACCACAAGGGAATACACGGTTGCCGAATTCGATGACGCAGCAAAAGCAGTCGGTTTGACCCTCGAACATCGTTTTGCGACTTGGCATCTCGATCCGTTCGTTGCCGAGTCGGAATGGGCTGTGTCCGTGCTGCGCGCGCCGGGCGAAGCGAGTGCCGCGTGTTAGGAAAGCCTGAAGCTGATACCGCTGCACGGCGGTTCGTCAGGTGGCTCGGCACGAACTCTGCCGCTGCGTATGCGGGTGCAGCGCTGCTGGTCCTGTTGGCAGCAGTGGCGACTTACGGCGCAGGACGCGGCCTTGGGTCGCCGCGAAACCAGTTCGACCTGCATATTTATTATGACGCGGTCTCCTACTGGGCGCGCGGGGGATACCTCTACAGCTATTCGCAACCGGATGTGCTGAATGGCAGTCTCGGGTTTACCTACCCACCCATCGCCGCCGTGCTGATGTGGCCGATGACGTTATTGCCCTGGCATGTGGTGCAGGTTTTGACGCTGGTGCTGATTATTACGGCGGCCGTGGCTTTCGTGTGGCTCTGTGTGCGAGATTCCGTCCGCATCAACGGGGCCACTGGCCTAGTTCTGCTGGGGCTCATCACCTGCGTCGCGTTTCTTTATGAGCCGATGCGCCTGACGTTGTCGTTCGGGCAGGTCAATATTTTCCTTGGTCTTTTTGTGGCCTTCGATCTGTTGTTCCTGCAGCGCAGGGGATCGAAGTGGATGGGGATCGGGATAGGCCTCGCGGTGGCCATCAAGATCACACCAGGCATTTTTATCGTCTATCTGCTGTGCACCGCCCGCTGGCGGGCTGCCATCGTTGCGTCCGCAACTGCGGCGGTGGCTTCTGTGGTGGCAATAATTTTTGCGCAGAAAGAGGTGTTGAACTTCTACACCGAAGTGCTGTGGGACACCTCCCGAGTGGGCCTGGTCGACACCCGCGGCAACCAGTCGATCAACGGACTCCTCGCTCGGTTGGCCTCGCCCGAAGCGCCCAGCAAAGCGGTGTGGGTGTTACTGGCCGGCATCGTGGTGGCATTCGGATTGTGGCGTGCTCGCAGCGCCTTCCGCGCAGGCGACGAAATGGCGGGGATGGCTTTGGCGGGTATGGCCGGCCTGATGGTCTCGCCGGTGACCTGGGTGCACCACGCGGTGTGGGTGATCCCCGCGGTGATCGTGCTAGCCCACCGACTGGTCGAGTTGCGTGGAGCGCCCAAGACGAGGGAGTTCTACTCAAGCGTGGCTTTGTTGGTGGTCGGTGTGGGGTGGCTGGTGTCGTTGGATAAATACGTGGCCGACTACGCCCCGAACTGGTCTGGCGCGGGTTGGTGGGCTCAGTTGATGGGCAACCTGCCAATATTGTGGATCCTCGCGGCGCTGGCGTTCCTTCCTGCGCGCAAACAAATTCCCTTGCTCAAGCAGTTCCTTCCCGCCTGATCGAGGTGGCCCTGCGCGCCCCGCATCACGCCTAGAATCATCTCTCGTGACCCTGACTCTCGGAATTGTCGGCCTGCCCAACGTTGGCAAGTCCACCCTGTTCAACGCCCTGACCAAATCGGACGTGCTCGCCGCGAACTACCCGTTCGCGACCATCGAGCCCAACGTTGGTGTGGTCCCGTTGCCAGATCCGCGGTTGAACAAGCTCGCCGAAGTCTTCAATTCCCAGAAGCTCGTCCCTGCCGTGGTGTCGTTCGTTGACATCGCGGGCATTGTAAAGGGCGCCAGCGAAGGCGCCGGGCTTGGCAACAAGTTTCTGGCCAGCATCCGCGAAGCCGATGCGATCTGCCAGGTGGTTCGCGCCTTCGATGATGGCGATGTGGTGCACGTCGACGGACGGGTTGATCCGTTCTCCGATATCGAGACCATCAACACCGAGTTGATTCTCGCGGACCTCCAAACCCTGGAGAAGGCAATTCCGCGGCTGGAGAAGGAAGCGCGGCTGTCGAAGGAAAAAAAGGCGATGCTGGAGACAGCTCTGATCGCCCAGACCCTGCTGAACGAGGGCAACACGCTCTTCTCTGTCGGCAAGAAAGTGGACATTGCGCTGCTGCGCGAACTTTCGCTGATGACGGCTAAGCCGTTCCTCTACGTGTTCAACTCCGACGAGGGCGTGCTGACGAACGAAGAGAAGAAGGCCGAACTTCGCGCCGCAGTTGCCCCGGCCGACGCGGTATTCCTCGACGCGAAGGTCGAATACGAACTTCTGGAACTCGATGACGAATCCGCAATGGAACTTCTCGAATCCGTCGGGCAAGACGAACCAGGGTTACATGCGCTTGCCCGCGCGGGCTTTCACACACTCGGACTCCAGACCTACCTGACGGCCGGGCCAAAAGAAGCCCGCGCCTGGACGATCCACCAGGGGTGGACGGCGCCGCAGGCAGCGGGTGTCATCCACACCGACTTCGAAAAGGGCTTCATCAAGGCCGAAGTTATTTCTTTCGAAGACCTTGTCGCGCTCGGCTCGGTTGCCGAGGCGCGTAAGGCCGGCAAAGCTCGGATCGAGGGCAAGGAATACGTGATGGTCGATGGGGATGTTGTGGAGTTCCGGTTTAACGTCTAGTCGCGTTCCGACCTGACGTCTGAGCAGAGGGTATCTCGAGTGCATAGACCCCCGAGATTCACTCACAGAGCGTTGAGATACTGCAACTTACCAACCTTTGGTACTATTCGGCATGGCGCAAAACACCTCAATCAGCTTGGACGACCACTTCGCAAGCTTCCTCTCCCGTGAAGTCGCGACCGGACGGTACCGGTCTGCCAGCGAAGTCGTCCGCGCCGCCCTGAGGTTGCTGGAAGATCAGGAAGCGCAGATGGCGGCGCTCAGGGGCGCATTAGTAGCTGGCGAAGAGAGCGGTGCACCGGAAGAGTTCGACTTCGACGAGTTTGTAGAGTCGAAGAGGTCGTGAAGAGTTACCGCCTCACGCCGGCCGCGCGGCAAGATCTTTCATCGATGTGGGACTTCACTCAGGAGCGCTGGGATTCCAACCAAGCCGAGATCTACATCTTCGAGATTAGGGCAGCGATCGAGCGGATCGCCGCTGATCCACTTCGAGGACGGGCGTGCGACGAAATTCCTGGCCAGTACCGTCGCTACAGCATCGGTAGCCACTTGGTCTTTTACGTCGAGAGCACCGACAGTGTGGACGTGGTCCGGATTCTGCACCAGCGGATGGATCCGACACGGCA includes:
- a CDS encoding DUF4245 family protein, with the protein product MADRRNATMRDMGVAVAVLVVALLLVVGAMGGWSFQPGGPAEGETLTADVTDGFSRAGATLEFATVVPKGLPSNWIGNSFSINNPATGAQGAPLARGGWVLPDGRFITLVESPAAGPVVVAQEIGQGLSGSGQVQASGLKWDVYPGQRTEVAWVTAVGGVTLMITGSADITAFQTLAAAVVKQ
- a CDS encoding exodeoxyribonuclease VII small subunit, translating into MSSPRTTVDTSGTAPAAAPLSGADAPQPAMSYEAARDELASVVATLEAGGLGLDESLTLWERGEALARTCATFLDGARQRVDTALTQAAQSQS
- the xseA gene encoding exodeoxyribonuclease VII large subunit codes for the protein MTSQAERPTVPDKAAGTSRENPWPVRALSQRMAEHIARAPAAWIEGQIAQANIRPNNSIAYLTLRDASADMSLQVTCFKTVIAGLTQPPEEGDRVVVFGKFEYYTARGSLSFRVSEIHPVGLGELLARLQRVRALLAAEGLALPSRKKQLPFLPQVVGLITGRASAAESDVLVNARARWPAVIFRVENPTVQGASAVPQIIACLRKLDADPDVEVIILARGGGSVEDLLPFSDETLCREVASCKTPVVSAIGHEPDHPIVDDVADVRCSTPTDAGKRVVPDAVAEFRQIEQFRLRARRSLTGWVSTETAKLNGLRSRAVLADPHGPINARTDQVERFTVRARSLVSRTIEREQSVLEQRLSQLSALGPAATLRRGYAVVQVAGHVLRDTSQAPAGSALRVRVADGAVLAISSGPEMPTTPSGTKDSDSRNTSATSD
- a CDS encoding lipid droplet-associated protein produces the protein MATSFPFVLRIAAGVVSDTVDAIRRLPAELPNVGVSLVGRAAKLTFTLNQELSELAIRGDQALSMLSGSDKAPPERTAWSTIDDEDEVAAADPQSAAHWDSVAVALADAIGADDADSPDAIDLIATGPNPAAPKTTAPKTTAPKTTAPKTTAPKTTAPKTTPRKSAAATTSAAATRKKPAAAKTLGDASAVLDGEPAVRLSGIQTATGVDAATLPLAGLKAELKAMAADDVASLLAFEHGHKARPAFLTLLTNRLATLANS
- a CDS encoding 4-hydroxy-3-methylbut-2-enyl diphosphate reductase → MTSPLRRVLLAAPRGYCAGVDRAVVTVEKALEQYGAPVYVRKEIVHNKHVVSTLQRRGAIFVDQTDEVPEGALVVFSAHGVSPAVHTEAAERDLRVIDATCPLVTKVHKEVVRFAGEGYDIVLIGHKGHEEVEGTYGEAPDSIQIVDTAADVEAVQVADPAKVIWLSQTTLSVDETMETVGLLRKRFPLMTAPPSDDICYATQNRQEVVKQIASDCDLLLVVGSRNSSNSVRLVEVALDAGARTSYLVDYAHEIDEKWLEGVSTIGLTSGASVPEDLVEGVLEWLAERGFEDVEVFTAAKETLTFSLPKELRKDLRPAAEIRAATS
- a CDS encoding DUF6542 domain-containing protein produces the protein MSLTPHRRLDQAHACVVTTARGVPWWGAVLIAAILTVGGTAYDIGANNELGWPSRTLSILGAVISVLAVQRRSIFTPMVQPPLVVATSLLICTLIFSSGGVLDLGIKLVGAFPAMVMATVAALILGMIRFIAQPLHGSRARPVSTHY
- a CDS encoding DNA recombination protein RmuC, producing the protein MDLSTAVIALLLLGVGLACGFYLGRLSGQAAGRTEAERTDAVTVGALLAPAADALVRVESQIRDIERDRVGAYAALREQIGALHRTSADLTHQTKTLAGALRTPQVRGRWGEIQLERIVELAGMAEHCDFDTQMTTGVAHADGTFTRSRPDLVVHLSGDRHIPVDAKVPFTAWLEAMDRGEGPEAAALLTAHSRAVRAHVDALAAKSYWQLFQPAPEFVVMFIPGEPLLDAALVRDPGLLDYAFSRNVVIATPTTLITLLRTVAFSWRQEKLGASAAQIHTLGADLYKRLSTMGEHLDKLGVSLGKAVQSYNSTVSSLESRVLVTARKFADLGVAPVEIPLLSQVEIAPRQPQAVELVNEPPRAI
- a CDS encoding methylated-DNA--[protein]-cysteine S-methyltransferase, with the translated sequence MTTALTHTQITPAGAFTTITADDELTVLAAGWTADTAQLLPQVHSTLRPTLLRVAELKDIDQAVGAYHSGDLDVVNSFAVHQESGPFMMHAWKVLRMVPAGAPITYSEYASRSGRPLAIRAAATACARNAAALFVPCHRVLRLDGSLGGFRWSLPVKQWLLDHESQRVADTSVAGKG
- a CDS encoding AlkA N-terminal domain-containing protein, whose product is MILDDDVAYRAVETRDARFDGQFILAVRTTGIYCRPACPARKPLRRNAAFFPTAAAAQAAGFRACRRCLPDAAPGSPEWNLRADTVGAAMRLIADGVIDREGVPGLATRLGYTSRHLNRMLLAELGASPLALARARRAHTARLLLTTTSLPISEIAFAAGFSSIRQFNETVQEIFATAPSELRRDRLSQPGGPGVITLRLPVRQPFDGKGLLAFFALRAIAGVEKVHTHSYTRSMQLPGAPAVVELTMPSRAEASVLAKLHLGSLADLTPAVERCRRILDLDADPVGIDALLSADPVLAPRVAAIPGIRVPGTSDGAELVVRAILGQQVSVVAARTAASKLTHRVGHRLPEELATATGLTHLFPTSAALAELADVDIGGPRKRAATLLHACRDLASGSLVIDPGRRSADLQVELCARTGIGPWTAGYLAMRVLGDPDVLLATDLVQRQGANRLGLGSSPAALRARGARWRPFSSYAGMHLWRAASITTTKGP
- a CDS encoding class I SAM-dependent DNA methyltransferase, whose product is MTSDSSPATPTEASASAATRWENEIVGERWDDYVAKFQTMFDEGSDLSGEARFVDMMAPRGADLMDAGCGMGRVTAALHAAGHHVIGVDKDVGLVKIGRERHPEANLIAHDLLTVSSAVITAAGGPASFDVIAVPGNVMVFLAPGTEQAVLSNLLVLLKPGGRIVTGFFTTREYTVAEFDDAAKAVGLTLEHRFATWHLDPFVAESEWAVSVLRAPGEASAAC
- a CDS encoding glycosyltransferase 87 family protein; the encoded protein is MLGKPEADTAARRFVRWLGTNSAAAYAGAALLVLLAAVATYGAGRGLGSPRNQFDLHIYYDAVSYWARGGYLYSYSQPDVLNGSLGFTYPPIAAVLMWPMTLLPWHVVQVLTLVLIITAAVAFVWLCVRDSVRINGATGLVLLGLITCVAFLYEPMRLTLSFGQVNIFLGLFVAFDLLFLQRRGSKWMGIGIGLAVAIKITPGIFIVYLLCTARWRAAIVASATAAVASVVAIIFAQKEVLNFYTEVLWDTSRVGLVDTRGNQSINGLLARLASPEAPSKAVWVLLAGIVVAFGLWRARSAFRAGDEMAGMALAGMAGLMVSPVTWVHHAVWVIPAVIVLAHRLVELRGAPKTREFYSSVALLVVGVGWLVSLDKYVADYAPNWSGAGWWAQLMGNLPILWILAALAFLPARKQIPLLKQFLPA
- the ychF gene encoding redox-regulated ATPase YchF produces the protein MTLTLGIVGLPNVGKSTLFNALTKSDVLAANYPFATIEPNVGVVPLPDPRLNKLAEVFNSQKLVPAVVSFVDIAGIVKGASEGAGLGNKFLASIREADAICQVVRAFDDGDVVHVDGRVDPFSDIETINTELILADLQTLEKAIPRLEKEARLSKEKKAMLETALIAQTLLNEGNTLFSVGKKVDIALLRELSLMTAKPFLYVFNSDEGVLTNEEKKAELRAAVAPADAVFLDAKVEYELLELDDESAMELLESVGQDEPGLHALARAGFHTLGLQTYLTAGPKEARAWTIHQGWTAPQAAGVIHTDFEKGFIKAEVISFEDLVALGSVAEARKAGKARIEGKEYVMVDGDVVEFRFNV
- a CDS encoding type II toxin-antitoxin system ParD family antitoxin — encoded protein: MAQNTSISLDDHFASFLSREVATGRYRSASEVVRAALRLLEDQEAQMAALRGALVAGEESGAPEEFDFDEFVESKRS
- a CDS encoding type II toxin-antitoxin system RelE/ParE family toxin; this encodes MKSYRLTPAARQDLSSMWDFTQERWDSNQAEIYIFEIRAAIERIAADPLRGRACDEIPGQYRRYSIGSHLVFYVESTDSVDVVRILHQRMDPTRHL